A window from bacterium encodes these proteins:
- a CDS encoding glycosyltransferase family 2 protein has product MKRPVSVYIPAYNVEKYLATCIEYIQKQTYPVSEILVIDDGSTDTTADIAKQYPVKLIQHQQNQGLAAVRNTGVKNAKYDYVASLDADCIPEPDWLERLMVYFDQEQVAGVSGKLIEKHQTDIPDRWRAIHMKQYWEGEEVITNPMHLFGNNTVFYRPALAEVGFYKDTPEYRTNNEDYYISRKLLEAGYTIIYDPKSVVYHLRHDNYTSLFRTYWRWFFLHRPRPDSIRGFLHKGITNLVYFRNFLREDLDAGRFNLIIADCLFLWYQTVYDIKFAITRK; this is encoded by the coding sequence ATGAAACGACCTGTATCGGTATATATTCCTGCGTATAATGTAGAGAAATATCTTGCAACATGTATAGAATATATCCAGAAACAAACATATCCAGTTTCTGAGATTCTCGTTATAGATGATGGATCAACAGATACAACAGCGGATATAGCTAAACAATATCCGGTGAAATTAATTCAACATCAGCAAAACCAAGGGTTAGCTGCGGTTAGGAATACCGGAGTTAAAAATGCTAAATATGATTATGTAGCATCACTTGATGCGGATTGTATTCCGGAACCGGATTGGCTTGAACGATTGATGGTTTATTTTGATCAAGAACAGGTTGCTGGCGTGAGCGGAAAATTAATCGAGAAACATCAAACGGATATCCCGGATCGATGGCGGGCAATACATATGAAACAGTATTGGGAAGGAGAAGAGGTTATAACTAATCCGATGCATCTATTCGGTAATAATACTGTATTTTATCGTCCCGCGTTAGCAGAAGTAGGATTTTATAAGGATACCCCAGAATATAGAACTAATAACGAGGATTATTATATTTCTCGAAAATTGCTCGAAGCTGGGTATACAATTATCTACGACCCCAAATCGGTAGTGTATCATTTACGACACGATAATTATACATCTTTATTTCGGACGTATTGGCGTTGGTTTTTTTTACATCGTCCACGTCCTGATTCTATAAGAGGGTTCCTACATAAAGGAATCACTAATTTAGTTTATTTTCGAAACTTTTTGCGTGAAGATTTAGATGCAGGTAGATTTAATCTGATTATTGCAGATTGTTTATTTTTATGGTATCAGACTGTATATGACATTAAGTTTGCCATAACCCGAAAATAG
- a CDS encoding glycosyltransferase family 4 protein: MDKSIIKILINRNTDLTKLHFCQEYLGAMTFSPFYPQIFRKALQSAYQIIVYNDVIANIIRPYNQRIQITPSGIDVNRFYVTEKVPAKVKRILFSGRVDDPVKGFSVVKKACRRLWKERTDFELIVTSSETGFNADPYIKSVGWLSQEDLPILYQSSDICLVPSIWQEAFGITALEAMACGKPVIASNIGGLKNIVIDGVTGFTIPPNDADALYSKMKLLLDDSDLRKKLGGEGRKRVEQEFDWNKILDKYYLNIFSS; the protein is encoded by the coding sequence ATGGATAAAAGTATTATAAAAATATTGATTAATCGCAATACAGATTTAACCAAACTTCATTTTTGTCAGGAGTATCTTGGCGCGATGACCTTTTCTCCTTTCTATCCGCAAATTTTTAGAAAAGCATTACAGTCAGCTTATCAGATAATTGTATATAATGATGTTATTGCAAATATTATCCGTCCCTATAATCAAAGAATTCAAATTACTCCTTCCGGGATCGATGTCAATAGATTCTATGTAACAGAAAAAGTACCGGCAAAAGTAAAACGGATTTTATTTTCTGGTCGGGTGGATGACCCAGTCAAAGGATTTTCGGTGGTAAAAAAGGCTTGTCGACGGTTATGGAAGGAAAGAACCGATTTTGAATTAATAGTAACTTCTTCTGAGACTGGATTTAACGCAGACCCTTATATAAAATCTGTCGGTTGGTTATCGCAAGAGGATTTGCCAATATTGTATCAGTCAAGTGACATATGTCTTGTTCCATCTATTTGGCAAGAAGCGTTCGGTATAACTGCATTAGAAGCGATGGCATGTGGAAAACCCGTTATTGCTTCTAATATCGGAGGATTAAAAAATATTGTAATTGATGGAGTAACCGGATTTACCATTCCTCCTAATGATGCGGATGCGTTATATAGTAAAATGAAATTGCTGTTAGATGACTCCGATTTAAGAAAAAAGTTAGGTGGTGAAGGTAGAAAACGAGTCGAACAGGAATTTGATTGGAACAAAATCCTCGATAAATACTATCTAAATATATTTAGTAGTTAA
- a CDS encoding cobalamin-dependent protein (Presence of a B(12) (cobalamin)-binding domain implies dependence on cobalamin itself, in one of its several forms, or in some unusual lineages, dependence on a cobalamin-like analog.), with protein sequence MRIFLGNAPWRKGNRYGVRAGSRWPHWQQPGSVYLPFPFYLAYATAVLEQAGFECKLVDGIAEHLTEHEFIDRIIQFNPDMVVLETSTPTIEVDLAIAKKIAKVIRKTKAKRWLVFVGPHVSVMPEDIMNKAEYIDFILVGEYEYTLRELVQKLAKHESIAPVTGIVYRTEDNRIVRNPRRALIENIDELPWPAYHHLPMLNYNDDFGVLPKPMVQMWASRGCPFQCNFCLWPQVVYGSNRYRVRDPVKVVDELEWLIKTYGFKSVYFDDDTFDLGKQRILHFCSELNRRGIKIPWAAMARADTLDQEMLQAMANAGMIAIKYGVESGVQELIDRCGKRLDLNKVVETVKITKSVGIKVHLTFTFGLEGETKETIQKTIDFALSLEPDSVQFSIVTPFPGTKYYYELKEKGYLLATRWSDFDGNRSAVIRTEYLTSEDLIDALHRAYNAWYQYRDKRVQATPISIRPIPLLEHYKPTQKKEKVLVINYTDLSVAFHAADILHNQANAGEIHLLTPKKIEKSSDIANNFTIVRTIQQHSGYKKLLLAIHLLRQIRTEKYDLVVLLSDNANSYLRRFPLTLTYLSGAKHIIVTDPNCCGYMVVHPLAYIIKMVKYWLTNR encoded by the coding sequence ATGCGAATATTTCTAGGTAATGCACCATGGAGAAAAGGTAATAGATACGGGGTTCGTGCCGGGTCGCGTTGGCCACATTGGCAGCAGCCGGGTTCGGTCTATCTCCCGTTTCCGTTTTATTTAGCGTATGCAACTGCGGTGTTGGAACAGGCGGGATTTGAGTGTAAATTGGTTGATGGAATTGCAGAACATTTAACTGAACATGAGTTCATTGACCGAATTATTCAGTTTAATCCTGATATGGTAGTTTTAGAAACTTCAACCCCAACGATTGAGGTCGACCTAGCTATTGCGAAAAAAATAGCAAAAGTTATCAGGAAAACTAAAGCAAAACGGTGGTTGGTTTTTGTCGGTCCTCATGTAAGTGTGATGCCAGAAGATATAATGAATAAAGCTGAATATATAGATTTTATTTTAGTTGGAGAATATGAATATACGTTACGCGAGTTAGTTCAGAAATTAGCTAAACATGAGTCGATAGCACCGGTCACCGGAATCGTATATCGGACCGAGGATAATCGAATTGTTCGGAATCCACGTCGTGCGTTAATCGAAAATATTGACGAACTACCCTGGCCTGCTTACCATCATTTACCAATGTTGAATTATAACGACGATTTCGGTGTTTTGCCAAAACCGATGGTACAAATGTGGGCGAGTCGTGGTTGTCCGTTCCAATGCAATTTCTGTCTCTGGCCACAGGTTGTGTATGGGAGCAATCGATATCGAGTTCGGGATCCGGTTAAGGTAGTGGATGAACTTGAATGGCTCATAAAAACCTACGGATTTAAATCGGTTTATTTCGATGATGATACCTTTGACTTAGGAAAACAACGCATTTTACATTTCTGTTCCGAGCTAAATCGGCGTGGCATTAAAATCCCTTGGGCGGCAATGGCTCGTGCAGATACATTAGACCAAGAAATGCTTCAAGCAATGGCTAATGCGGGTATGATTGCTATAAAATACGGTGTTGAATCCGGGGTGCAAGAATTGATCGACCGATGTGGAAAACGGTTAGATTTAAACAAAGTTGTTGAAACGGTTAAAATCACGAAATCTGTTGGAATTAAGGTGCATTTAACGTTTACATTTGGACTGGAAGGTGAAACGAAAGAAACCATCCAGAAAACGATAGATTTTGCTTTATCATTGGAACCAGATAGTGTGCAGTTTTCGATCGTTACCCCTTTTCCGGGAACAAAATATTATTACGAATTAAAAGAAAAAGGATATCTTTTAGCCACTCGCTGGTCAGATTTCGATGGGAATCGTTCGGCGGTAATCAGAACTGAATATTTAACTTCAGAAGATTTAATTGATGCATTACATCGGGCATATAATGCCTGGTATCAATACCGAGATAAAAGAGTGCAAGCCACGCCAATTTCAATTCGTCCTATACCATTATTGGAGCATTATAAACCTACTCAAAAAAAAGAAAAAGTTTTAGTAATTAATTATACTGATTTAAGCGTAGCGTTTCATGCAGCTGATATCCTGCATAACCAAGCAAACGCTGGCGAGATACATTTATTAACCCCAAAGAAAATCGAAAAAAGCAGCGATATTGCAAACAATTTTACGATTGTTAGAACGATTCAACAACATTCTGGGTATAAAAAATTGTTGCTTGCTATCCACTTACTCCGTCAAATAAGAACTGAAAAATATGATTTAGTAGTTCTATTAAGCGATAATGCGAATTCGTATCTCCGCCGGTTTCCATTAACCTTGACCTATTTGAGTGGAGCGAAGCATATTATCGTTACCGATCCTAATTGCTGTGGATATATGGTAGTGCATCCGTTAGCATATATTATTAAAATGGTTAAATATTGGTTGACAAATCGCTAA
- the tsaD gene encoding tRNA (adenosine(37)-N6)-threonylcarbamoyltransferase complex transferase subunit TsaD: MLILGIESSCDETAVAVVKDGTTIISNIVLSQVDLHQKYGGVVPEIASRAHLNTVLPILQEALDIAQCDLRDIDAIAVVQGPGLVGSLLIGITVAKSIRLTHSIPMMAVNHLHAHIYASFIDHQEISFPLVALVVSGGHTDLFYMPKHCTYEWLGKTYDDAAGEAFDKVGKILGLGYPAGPEIDRLAKQGNPNAIKFPRPYLEEYGFDFSFSGLKTSAVYYLKKHPLGLEAVNLEDICASFQQAVVDVLVKKTIDAAIQKKVQGIIVSGGVAANSHLRNQMTKAAQKHNLSLWIPSPKLCTDNAAMVAAAGYYQIQAGYPYAGYDMNAVANLAPG; this comes from the coding sequence ATGCTTATTCTTGGCATTGAATCCTCCTGCGATGAAACCGCAGTTGCAGTGGTTAAAGATGGAACGACGATTATTTCAAACATTGTCTTATCGCAAGTCGATTTACATCAGAAATATGGTGGTGTCGTTCCAGAAATAGCTTCACGAGCGCATTTGAATACGGTTCTTCCGATACTTCAAGAAGCGTTAGATATAGCTCAATGTGATTTGCGAGATATCGATGCAATTGCGGTTGTTCAGGGACCGGGTTTAGTCGGTTCGCTGTTAATCGGGATAACTGTTGCAAAATCGATCCGTTTGACTCATTCAATCCCAATGATGGCAGTCAATCATCTCCATGCGCATATCTATGCTAGTTTTATTGATCATCAAGAGATTTCCTTTCCTTTGGTAGCATTGGTTGTTTCTGGCGGGCATACTGATTTGTTTTATATGCCTAAACATTGTACTTATGAATGGTTAGGGAAAACTTATGACGATGCGGCAGGTGAAGCGTTTGATAAAGTCGGGAAAATTCTCGGATTAGGATATCCTGCAGGACCGGAAATAGATAGATTAGCAAAACAAGGAAACCCGAACGCCATTAAGTTTCCACGGCCTTATTTAGAGGAATATGGGTTTGATTTTAGTTTCAGCGGGTTGAAAACTTCAGCGGTATATTATTTAAAAAAACATCCACTAGGTTTAGAAGCAGTCAACCTTGAAGATATCTGTGCTTCATTTCAACAAGCGGTGGTCGATGTTCTGGTAAAGAAAACTATTGATGCTGCAATCCAGAAAAAAGTACAGGGAATCATCGTTTCCGGTGGCGTAGCTGCTAATTCTCATTTGCGAAATCAAATGACGAAAGCTGCCCAAAAACATAATCTTTCGCTGTGGATACCTTCGCCGAAACTTTGCACGGATAACGCGGCGATGGTAGCTGCTGCTGGATATTATCAGATTCAAGCTGGATATCCTTATGCCGGATACGATATGAATGCAGTAGCGAACTTAGCGCCGGGGTAA